Proteins encoded by one window of Hafnia alvei:
- the bolA gene encoding transcriptional regulator BolA, with translation MRGYLMMREQIEAKLRAAFEPFYLEVVDESYRHNVPAGSESHFKVVMVSDRFQGERFLTRHRSIYGVLSEELADGVHALALHTYTHKEWEALQDTVPASPPCRGAGTLA, from the coding sequence ATGAGGGGATATCTTATGATGAGAGAACAGATAGAAGCAAAGTTACGCGCCGCGTTTGAACCTTTCTATCTTGAGGTGGTTGATGAAAGCTATCGCCATAACGTACCGGCAGGTTCTGAAAGTCACTTTAAAGTTGTCATGGTTAGCGATCGTTTCCAAGGTGAGCGCTTCTTGACGCGTCATCGTTCTATATATGGCGTTTTGTCAGAGGAACTGGCCGACGGCGTACATGCGTTAGCCCTACATACCTACACCCATAAAGAGTGGGAGGCGTTGCAAGATACGGTTCCTGCATCACCGCCCTGTCGCGGGGCTGGCACCCTAGCCTAA
- a CDS encoding lipoprotein, with protein sequence MITKLFFPLLAVFALAGCATSSNTIDVNPKMTLPQQDPTLQGITISINGADVRQDKALAKVNRDGELVTLTPSRDLRFLLQEVLENQMTQRGYMVGPSGAVDLQIVVNQLYADVKEGNLRYNITTNADISIIAQAKNGNKQVKNYRSVYNEQGAFTASNSKITNAVNNTMSDIVSNMAQDTSISDFIKANAR encoded by the coding sequence ATGATCACAAAACTGTTTTTCCCGCTTTTGGCCGTTTTCGCTTTGGCCGGATGCGCAACCAGCTCGAATACGATAGACGTTAACCCTAAGATGACGTTGCCGCAGCAGGATCCAACCTTGCAAGGCATTACGATCAGCATTAACGGTGCCGACGTTCGCCAGGATAAAGCGCTGGCAAAAGTGAATCGCGATGGCGAGTTAGTTACGCTGACGCCTTCACGCGATCTGCGTTTCTTGCTGCAGGAAGTGCTGGAAAACCAAATGACCCAGCGCGGTTATATGGTGGGTCCAAGCGGTGCCGTTGATTTGCAGATCGTAGTCAACCAGCTGTATGCCGATGTAAAAGAAGGCAACCTGCGCTACAACATCACCACCAATGCTGATATTTCCATTATCGCACAGGCGAAAAATGGCAATAAGCAGGTGAAAAACTATCGCTCTGTTTACAACGAGCAAGGTGCATTTACCGCGTCAAACAGCAAAATCACTAATGCCGTCAACAATACTATGTCGGATATCGTGTCTAACATGGCGCAAGACACTAGCATCAGCGACTTCATCAAAGCCAACGCACGTTAA
- the ampG gene encoding muropeptide MFS transporter AmpG, whose translation MSNSNLAIFTQRNTVILLLLGFASGLPLALTSGTLQAWMTVANVDLKTIGFFSLVGQAYVFKFLWSPMMDRYTPSFLGRRRGWLLVTQILLLITIFAMGLLNPIQHLWWLAGLAVIVAFCSASQDIVFDAYKTDLLSAEERGTGAAVSVLGYRLAMLVSGGLALWLADRYFGWQGTYWLMAGLMLIGILATLFAPEPQVSAPAPRTLEQAVIEPLKDFFGRNNAWLILLLIVMYKMGDAFAGSLSTTFLIRGVGFDAGEVGIVNKTLGLFATIVGALFGGVLMQRLSLFRALMLFGILQGVSNFGYWLLAVTDKNLLTMGSAIFLENLCGGMGTAAFVALLMTLCNKSFSATQFALLSALSAVGRVYVGPVAGWFVELHGWPLFYLFSIVAAVPGLLLLVACRKTLEYTQTTGEFSRRTRFARAYKLASQSLLVGCILIALWLLGLAAESLSGFSADVIMAWLLNIGLLLSLFGILLGAGLDYRSQRDLQQVI comes from the coding sequence ATGTCTAATTCAAACTTAGCTATTTTCACCCAACGTAACACGGTCATTTTATTACTGTTGGGTTTTGCCTCAGGCCTTCCTCTCGCATTAACCTCCGGTACACTTCAGGCTTGGATGACCGTTGCCAACGTCGATCTCAAAACGATTGGCTTCTTTTCACTGGTTGGCCAGGCCTACGTGTTTAAATTCCTTTGGTCACCGATGATGGATCGCTATACGCCTTCTTTCCTTGGTCGCCGCCGTGGCTGGCTTTTAGTCACGCAAATCCTGCTGCTAATCACTATCTTTGCCATGGGATTACTCAATCCTATCCAGCATCTGTGGTGGCTCGCTGGTTTGGCCGTCATTGTCGCATTCTGCTCAGCCTCCCAAGATATTGTCTTCGACGCCTATAAAACCGATTTGCTTAGCGCCGAAGAACGCGGAACCGGCGCAGCTGTTTCCGTTTTGGGTTATCGACTTGCCATGCTGGTTTCCGGTGGGTTAGCGCTGTGGTTAGCCGATCGCTATTTTGGCTGGCAGGGTACCTATTGGCTGATGGCTGGCTTAATGCTGATCGGTATATTGGCTACATTATTTGCACCAGAACCTCAGGTATCAGCGCCTGCGCCACGCACGCTTGAACAGGCCGTGATTGAACCGCTTAAGGATTTCTTTGGCCGAAACAATGCATGGTTAATTTTATTACTCATTGTGATGTACAAGATGGGTGATGCTTTCGCCGGTAGTTTGAGCACAACGTTTCTGATCCGCGGTGTCGGATTCGACGCGGGTGAAGTTGGTATCGTCAACAAGACACTAGGGTTGTTTGCCACCATCGTCGGCGCTTTGTTTGGCGGCGTACTGATGCAGCGCTTGTCCCTTTTCCGCGCATTAATGCTGTTTGGTATCTTGCAAGGGGTATCCAATTTTGGCTACTGGCTGCTGGCGGTAACCGATAAAAACCTGCTTACCATGGGCAGCGCTATTTTTCTCGAGAACCTCTGCGGGGGAATGGGCACCGCGGCGTTTGTCGCCTTGTTAATGACGCTGTGTAACAAGTCATTCTCAGCAACCCAATTCGCCCTGCTCTCGGCACTTTCAGCGGTAGGTCGTGTCTATGTAGGGCCGGTTGCGGGTTGGTTTGTTGAATTACATGGCTGGCCGTTGTTCTATCTTTTCTCAATCGTCGCCGCCGTTCCTGGACTCTTGCTGCTGGTCGCCTGCCGCAAAACCTTGGAGTACACGCAAACCACCGGTGAATTCTCGCGCCGAACCCGTTTTGCTCGGGCCTATAAGCTGGCCTCTCAATCACTGTTGGTCGGATGCATTCTGATCGCATTGTGGCTACTGGGGCTAGCCGCAGAAAGCCTCTCTGGTTTCAGTGCTGACGTCATCATGGCTTGGCTGTTAAATATTGGCTTATTGCTGAGTTTATTTGGCATTTTACTTGGCGCAGGTTTAGATTATCGCAGCCAACGCGATCTACAGCAGGTCATTTAA
- the cyoA gene encoding cytochrome o ubiquinol oxidase subunit II, with protein sequence MRLSKLNKSFGILSLIAASALLSGCDMALLDPKGQIGLEQRSLILTALGLMLIVVIPVIVMTIVFTRKFRASNTDAKYTPNWSHSNKIEAVVWTVPIIIIAILATLTWKTTHELDPYKPLVSDVKPIRVDVISLDWKWLFVYPDLGIATVNELAFPANTPVNFRITSNSVMNSFFIPRLGGQIYAMAGMQTQLHLIANEPGKYNGISSSYSGPGFSGMKFTAIATPDNATFDQWVANVKKAPNQLTTMAEFDALAKPSEYHPVEYFSSANPELFVDVINKFMGSKKMDMKKDEHMDMDMGEHAHAGAEE encoded by the coding sequence ATGAGACTCAGTAAATTAAATAAAAGCTTTGGGATATTATCTTTAATCGCAGCCTCAGCCTTGCTGAGCGGTTGTGATATGGCGCTTCTGGATCCTAAAGGACAAATAGGTCTAGAGCAGAGATCCCTGATACTGACTGCCCTTGGGCTGATGTTAATCGTGGTGATTCCAGTAATCGTAATGACAATTGTATTTACGCGTAAATTCCGCGCGTCAAATACCGATGCCAAATACACTCCCAACTGGTCTCACTCTAATAAAATTGAAGCTGTCGTTTGGACAGTGCCAATTATCATTATCGCTATCCTCGCAACATTAACGTGGAAAACGACTCACGAACTGGATCCGTATAAACCACTGGTCTCCGACGTTAAACCGATCCGTGTCGATGTAATTTCACTCGACTGGAAATGGTTGTTCGTTTATCCAGATCTGGGGATTGCAACCGTTAATGAACTGGCTTTCCCAGCTAATACTCCGGTTAATTTCCGCATCACGTCAAACTCGGTAATGAACTCATTCTTCATTCCGCGTTTAGGTGGGCAGATTTACGCGATGGCAGGCATGCAGACCCAACTGCATTTGATTGCCAACGAACCGGGTAAATATAACGGGATTTCCAGCAGCTACAGCGGTCCAGGATTCTCTGGAATGAAATTCACCGCTATCGCAACGCCCGATAATGCCACCTTTGATCAGTGGGTTGCCAACGTTAAGAAAGCACCTAATCAGCTGACCACCATGGCAGAGTTCGACGCATTAGCGAAGCCAAGTGAATATCATCCGGTTGAGTACTTCTCTAGCGCTAATCCTGAATTGTTTGTCGATGTGATTAACAAATTCATGGGTAGCAAGAAGATGGACATGAAGAAAGACGAGCATATGGATATGGACATGGGTGAGCACGCTCACGCAGGAGCCGAGGAATAA
- the cyoB gene encoding cytochrome o ubiquinol oxidase subunit I translates to MFGKLTLDAVPYHEPIVMVTVAGIILGGLALLALITYFGKWKYLWTEWLTSVDHKRLGIMYIIVAFVMLLRGFADAIMMRSQQALASAGEAGFLPPHHYDQIFTAHGVIMIFFVAMPFVVGLMNVVVPLQIGARDVAFPFLNNLSFWFTVAGVVLINLSLGVGEFAQTGWLAYPPLSGKEYSPGVGVDYWIWSLQISGLGTLLTGVNFFATIIKMRAPGMSLMKMPVFTWTALCTNVLIIAAFPILTVTVALLTADRYLGTHFFTNDMGGNMMMYINLIWAWGHPEVYILVLPVFGVFSEVVATFCKKRLFGYTSLVWATVCITILSFIVWLHHFFTMGSGANVNAFFGIATMIISIPTGVKIFNWLFTMYQGRIVFNSAMLWTIGFIITFTVGGMTGVLLAVPGANFVLHNSLFLIAHFHNVIIGGVVFGCFAGMTYWFPKAFGFTLNETWGKRAFWFWIIGFFVAFMPLYGLGFMGMTRRLSQQIDPAFHPLLMVAAGGAALIACGIACQLIQIFVSVRDRDQNRDLTGDPWGGRTLEWSTSSPPPFYNFAIEPQVHSRDAFWELKEEGIAYKKPEKYAPIHMPRNTGAGVIIAGFSLVFGFAMIWDIWWLAIVCFLGMIATWIVHSFNDDVDYYVQVPEIERIENQHFEQISKAGVKYDN, encoded by the coding sequence ATGTTTGGAAAACTAACACTCGACGCCGTCCCGTACCATGAACCGATTGTTATGGTTACGGTTGCCGGCATTATCTTAGGCGGTCTGGCCCTTCTGGCTTTGATTACCTATTTTGGAAAATGGAAATACCTATGGACGGAGTGGCTAACCTCGGTTGACCATAAACGTCTGGGTATCATGTATATCATCGTGGCGTTTGTCATGCTGCTGCGCGGCTTTGCCGATGCCATCATGATGCGTAGCCAGCAGGCGCTTGCGTCCGCCGGTGAAGCCGGATTCCTCCCACCGCACCACTACGATCAGATCTTCACCGCTCACGGCGTAATCATGATCTTCTTCGTGGCGATGCCGTTCGTGGTAGGTCTGATGAACGTCGTTGTACCGCTGCAAATCGGTGCTCGCGACGTTGCATTCCCATTCCTGAACAACCTCAGCTTCTGGTTCACCGTTGCCGGTGTGGTTCTGATCAACCTGTCGCTGGGTGTGGGTGAATTTGCTCAAACCGGTTGGTTGGCCTATCCACCGCTATCAGGTAAGGAGTACAGCCCTGGCGTAGGGGTCGATTACTGGATATGGAGTCTACAGATATCCGGCTTAGGTACCTTGCTGACGGGTGTTAACTTCTTTGCCACTATCATCAAAATGCGTGCCCCTGGCATGTCGCTGATGAAAATGCCGGTCTTCACATGGACCGCATTGTGCACCAACGTTCTGATCATTGCTGCCTTCCCGATTTTAACCGTTACCGTTGCTTTACTGACGGCTGACCGCTACCTCGGCACCCATTTCTTCACCAACGATATGGGCGGCAACATGATGATGTACATCAACCTGATTTGGGCCTGGGGCCATCCGGAAGTGTACATCTTGGTTCTGCCAGTCTTCGGTGTGTTCTCCGAAGTGGTGGCAACCTTCTGTAAGAAACGTCTGTTTGGCTACACCTCGCTGGTATGGGCGACCGTGTGTATCACCATCCTGTCGTTCATCGTTTGGCTGCATCACTTCTTCACCATGGGGTCAGGCGCAAACGTCAATGCGTTCTTCGGTATAGCCACGATGATTATCTCGATTCCGACCGGGGTAAAAATCTTCAACTGGCTGTTCACCATGTACCAAGGCCGCATCGTGTTTAACTCTGCGATGCTGTGGACTATCGGCTTTATTATCACCTTTACCGTAGGTGGTATGACCGGGGTTCTGCTAGCGGTTCCAGGTGCAAACTTTGTTCTGCATAACAGCCTGTTCCTGATTGCACACTTCCATAACGTGATCATCGGTGGTGTGGTATTCGGTTGCTTCGCCGGTATGACTTACTGGTTCCCGAAAGCATTTGGCTTCACGCTGAACGAAACTTGGGGCAAACGCGCATTCTGGTTCTGGATCATCGGCTTCTTCGTTGCCTTCATGCCGCTGTACGGCTTGGGCTTCATGGGCATGACTCGTCGTCTGAGCCAGCAAATTGACCCTGCATTCCATCCTCTGCTGATGGTTGCTGCGGGCGGCGCTGCGCTGATTGCATGTGGTATTGCCTGCCAGCTGATTCAGATTTTCGTGTCTGTTCGCGACCGCGATCAGAACCGCGACCTGACTGGCGATCCATGGGGCGGCCGTACGCTGGAGTGGTCAACTTCTTCTCCACCGCCGTTCTATAACTTCGCTATCGAACCACAGGTTCATTCGCGTGATGCATTCTGGGAGCTGAAAGAAGAAGGTATCGCTTATAAGAAACCAGAGAAATATGCACCCATTCATATGCCACGTAACACGGGCGCAGGCGTCATCATTGCAGGCTTTAGCCTCGTCTTTGGTTTTGCCATGATTTGGGACATCTGGTGGCTGGCGATTGTCTGCTTCCTGGGCATGATTGCCACGTGGATCGTGCACAGCTTCAACGATGATGTTGATTACTACGTTCAAGTTCCTGAAATTGAACGTATTGAGAACCAACACTTTGAACAAATTAGCAAAGCAGGCGTGAAATATGACAACTGA
- a CDS encoding cytochrome o ubiquinol oxidase subunit III: MTTDTLHHTHGQEAHAEHGHHDAGDTKVFGFWVYLMSDCILFASLFATYAVLVNGTADGPSGKDIFELPFVLVETFLLLFSSITYGFAMLAMNKGKVGTVNTWLGLTFLFGAGFIAMEIYEFHHLIAEGFGPDKSAFLSAFFTLVGTHGIHVTSGLIWIIVMMIQVGKKGLTARNRTRLMCLSLFWHFLDVVWICVFTVVYLMGAM; the protein is encoded by the coding sequence ATGACAACTGATACTTTACATCATACTCACGGTCAGGAGGCCCATGCGGAGCATGGGCACCACGACGCCGGTGACACGAAAGTGTTCGGCTTCTGGGTCTACCTGATGAGCGACTGTATTCTGTTTGCGAGCTTGTTCGCAACCTATGCAGTCTTGGTCAACGGCACCGCTGACGGCCCATCCGGCAAAGATATTTTTGAACTGCCGTTTGTGTTGGTTGAAACCTTCCTGCTGTTATTTAGCAGCATCACCTATGGCTTCGCCATGCTGGCGATGAACAAAGGTAAAGTAGGCACCGTAAATACATGGTTAGGTTTGACCTTCCTGTTCGGCGCTGGCTTCATCGCGATGGAAATCTACGAATTCCATCACCTGATTGCCGAAGGTTTTGGCCCTGACAAAAGTGCATTCCTGTCTGCCTTCTTTACCTTGGTTGGCACGCACGGTATCCACGTTACCAGCGGCCTGATCTGGATTATCGTGATGATGATTCAGGTAGGCAAAAAAGGCCTGACCGCGCGTAACCGTACTCGCCTGATGTGTCTGAGCCTGTTCTGGCACTTCTTGGACGTGGTGTGGATCTGCGTATTCACCGTAGTTTATCTGATGGGGGCAATGTAA
- a CDS encoding cytochrome o ubiquinol oxidase subunit IV: MSHSPTTGHHSTDNNGASHGSAKSYMIGFILSVILTVIPFWMVMEGTASHQTILITVVAMAVIQIFVHLVYFLHMNTSSEERWNLIALAFTALIIAIVVVGSLWIMYNLNINMMVH, encoded by the coding sequence ATGAGTCACTCACCTACAACGGGTCACCATTCTACAGACAACAACGGTGCTAGCCACGGCAGCGCAAAGTCTTACATGATTGGCTTTATTCTGTCGGTCATCCTCACGGTTATCCCGTTCTGGATGGTGATGGAAGGTACCGCGTCGCACCAAACGATTTTGATTACCGTGGTTGCGATGGCTGTGATTCAGATTTTTGTTCATCTGGTGTACTTCCTGCACATGAACACCTCGTCTGAAGAGCGTTGGAACCTGATAGCTCTGGCATTTACCGCCTTGATTATCGCCATTGTTGTCGTTGGCTCACTTTGGATTATGTACAACCTCAACATCAATATGATGGTCCACTAA
- the cyoE gene encoding heme o synthase, which translates to MMKQYLQVTKPGIIFGNLISVIGGFFLASKGSLDVPLFIATMVGVSLVVASGCVFNNYIDRDIDKIMERTKNRVLVKGLIAPKVTLTYATLLGLAGVALLYVAANPLAALLAVIGFIVYVGVYSLYMKRHSVYGTLIGSLSGAAPPVIGYCAVSNEFDAGALILLAIFSLWQMPHSYAIAIFRFKDYQAANIPVLPVVKGISVAKNHITLYIVAFMVATLMLSLGGYAGYKYLVVAAAVSVWWLGMALSGYKKAVDDRVWARKLFVFSIVTITCLSVMMSVDFQSPATESLLTMLR; encoded by the coding sequence ATGATGAAGCAATACCTGCAAGTAACAAAACCGGGCATTATCTTCGGTAACCTGATTTCGGTTATCGGTGGATTCTTCCTGGCCTCGAAGGGGAGCTTAGATGTTCCCCTGTTCATCGCGACCATGGTTGGCGTGTCGCTGGTTGTCGCCTCGGGCTGTGTATTTAATAACTACATTGACCGAGACATTGATAAAATTATGGAGCGAACCAAAAACCGCGTTTTGGTGAAAGGGTTAATCGCACCTAAAGTGACATTGACCTACGCTACGCTGTTGGGCCTTGCCGGTGTTGCATTGTTATATGTTGCGGCTAATCCATTAGCCGCGCTGTTAGCAGTGATTGGCTTCATCGTCTACGTTGGCGTGTACAGCCTGTATATGAAGCGTCATTCCGTATACGGCACGCTGATTGGCAGCCTGTCTGGCGCAGCTCCTCCTGTTATTGGCTACTGCGCCGTCAGCAACGAATTCGACGCTGGCGCGCTAATCCTACTGGCTATTTTCAGCCTGTGGCAGATGCCGCACTCCTATGCGATTGCCATCTTCCGCTTCAAGGATTACCAAGCCGCCAATATTCCCGTATTGCCGGTGGTTAAAGGGATTTCGGTAGCGAAAAACCACATTACGCTATATATCGTGGCGTTTATGGTTGCTACGCTGATGCTGTCTCTTGGCGGGTATGCGGGCTATAAATATCTGGTTGTTGCAGCGGCGGTAAGCGTGTGGTGGTTAGGTATGGCGCTCTCTGGCTATAAAAAAGCGGTGGACGATCGCGTATGGGCACGCAAACTGTTTGTGTTCTCCATCGTGACCATCACTTGCCTGAGCGTCATGATGTCGGTTGACTTCCAGTCTCCGGCAACAGAAAGCCTGCTTACAATGCTGCGTTGA
- a CDS encoding MFS transporter codes for MNDFQMTPEERKATWGLGTVFSLRMLGMFMVLPVLTTYGMSLAGASETLIGIAIGIYGLTQAVFQIPFGLFSDRIGRKPLIVGGLLIFALGSAIAAMTDSIWGVILGRALQGSGAIAAAVMALLSDLTREQNRTKAMAFIGVSFGVTFAIAMVAGPIITHAVGLSGLFWMIALLALGGVIITLFCIPTPRHHVLNRESSMVKGSFSKVLANGRLLKLNFGIMCVHILLMSSFVALPPLMEEAGLARDNQWKVYLVTMLIAFVCVIPFIIYAEKQRRMKQVFQVCVILMLAAEVILWYADLHLWGIIFGVQVFFIAFNVMEALLPSLISKESPAGYKGTAMGIYSTSQFLGVAIGGSLGGFLYSHNGAATVFTGCAVLAVIWLAVSMTMKEPPYVSSLRIVIPDAIPATPELEQALKQLHGVADVVLIPEEKTAYVKIDSKLTNRGDIELFVAGQTV; via the coding sequence ATGAATGATTTTCAGATGACACCAGAGGAACGGAAAGCCACCTGGGGTCTAGGAACCGTATTCTCATTGCGTATGCTTGGGATGTTTATGGTTTTGCCGGTGCTCACCACCTATGGCATGTCTTTAGCGGGCGCTTCCGAAACGTTAATCGGGATCGCGATTGGGATTTATGGCTTAACACAGGCCGTCTTCCAAATCCCATTCGGCCTATTCTCTGACAGAATTGGTCGTAAACCGCTCATCGTCGGCGGGCTACTCATATTTGCTCTCGGCAGCGCTATTGCGGCCATGACAGACTCAATATGGGGCGTGATCCTTGGCCGTGCATTACAAGGCTCGGGGGCGATTGCCGCCGCTGTTATGGCGCTACTATCCGATTTAACCCGCGAGCAAAATCGCACTAAGGCGATGGCATTTATCGGCGTCAGTTTTGGTGTCACTTTTGCCATTGCAATGGTCGCAGGCCCAATTATTACCCATGCCGTTGGCCTCTCTGGCCTTTTCTGGATGATCGCGCTGTTAGCATTAGGTGGCGTTATCATCACACTGTTTTGCATCCCAACGCCGCGCCATCACGTGCTGAACCGTGAATCCAGCATGGTGAAGGGAAGCTTTAGCAAAGTGCTGGCAAACGGCCGGTTGCTTAAGCTTAACTTCGGCATTATGTGCGTGCATATCTTACTGATGTCGAGCTTTGTGGCACTGCCACCGCTGATGGAAGAAGCCGGTCTAGCACGAGATAATCAGTGGAAAGTCTATTTAGTTACCATGCTGATCGCGTTTGTCTGCGTTATCCCTTTCATCATCTATGCAGAAAAACAACGCCGTATGAAGCAGGTGTTTCAGGTATGCGTTATTTTAATGCTCGCCGCTGAGGTGATCCTTTGGTACGCCGATTTACATCTGTGGGGCATCATCTTTGGCGTCCAAGTCTTCTTTATAGCCTTCAACGTGATGGAGGCGTTATTGCCTTCGCTGATCAGCAAAGAGTCACCCGCGGGCTATAAAGGCACAGCGATGGGAATTTATTCCACCAGCCAATTTCTCGGCGTGGCCATCGGCGGAAGCTTAGGTGGATTCTTGTATTCGCATAACGGCGCTGCAACCGTGTTTACCGGGTGCGCAGTGTTAGCCGTGATCTGGCTTGCGGTCAGCATGACGATGAAAGAGCCGCCCTACGTCAGTAGCCTGCGCATTGTTATTCCCGATGCGATCCCTGCAACGCCGGAATTAGAGCAGGCGCTTAAGCAACTGCACGGCGTGGCTGATGTGGTACTGATTCCTGAAGAGAAAACGGCGTATGTGAAGATTGATTCTAAGCTCACAAACCGTGGAGACATTGAGTTGTTTGTGGCGGGGCAGACAGTCTAG
- a CDS encoding YajQ family cyclic di-GMP-binding protein: MPSFDIVSEIDIQEVRNAVENASRELGTRWDFRNVEASFELNEKNESIKISSVSDFQVNQLVDIMREKLAKRGIDGAALEIPEQIEHSGKTYSIEATLKKGIDSAMAKKVIKLIKDSKLKVQAQVQGEQVRVTGKSRDDLQGVMALIRGADLGQPFQFNNFRD, from the coding sequence ATGCCTTCATTCGATATCGTTTCTGAAATTGATATTCAAGAAGTTCGTAACGCCGTAGAGAACGCTTCACGTGAGCTAGGAACTCGTTGGGATTTTCGCAACGTTGAAGCCAGCTTTGAGCTGAATGAGAAAAATGAAAGTATCAAAATCTCCAGCGTCTCTGATTTTCAAGTCAACCAGCTCGTGGATATTATGCGCGAAAAACTGGCGAAACGTGGCATCGATGGTGCTGCATTAGAGATCCCTGAGCAGATTGAACATAGCGGCAAGACGTACAGCATTGAAGCCACGCTGAAAAAAGGCATTGATAGCGCGATGGCGAAAAAAGTCATCAAGCTGATTAAAGACAGCAAGCTGAAAGTGCAGGCGCAGGTTCAGGGTGAACAAGTGCGTGTAACGGGTAAATCACGCGATGATTTGCAGGGCGTGATGGCGCTTATTCGTGGTGCAGATTTGGGACAACCGTTCCAGTTTAATAACTTCCGCGATTAA
- the panE gene encoding 2-dehydropantoate 2-reductase, whose amino-acid sequence MKITVLGCGALGQLWLSALEQAGHDVQGWLRVPQPYCPVNIIQLNGQSYNKNLAANDPLHLAESQILLVTLKAWQVYNGLVPLLAKIPPHCRIILLHNGMGSQDEFPNLIEQPLFQGVTTHAARRDGNTIIHVAAGTTHIGPTNSAAIGQSNIAEVLHQALPDVAWHDNIMPAIWKKLAVNCVINPLSVIYNCRNGDLQKYMPHVEAIVKEISEVMEAEGYRTSPESLLHYVTNVMCMTADNYSSMYQDVQAQRHTEIDYITGYLLRAARKHGLSVTENAHIFETIKRKEQTYERIGSGVSGSW is encoded by the coding sequence ATGAAAATAACAGTTCTTGGTTGCGGGGCGCTAGGGCAGCTATGGTTATCGGCATTAGAACAAGCTGGGCACGATGTTCAAGGCTGGTTACGCGTACCTCAGCCCTATTGTCCGGTTAACATCATCCAACTTAACGGACAGTCATACAATAAAAACCTAGCGGCGAACGACCCTCTACATTTAGCGGAAAGCCAAATCTTATTAGTGACGCTAAAAGCTTGGCAGGTTTATAACGGTTTGGTTCCATTACTGGCGAAAATTCCCCCTCACTGCCGAATTATCCTGCTACATAATGGGATGGGCAGCCAGGATGAGTTTCCAAACCTGATTGAACAGCCCCTATTTCAAGGGGTCACCACCCACGCGGCGCGCCGTGATGGCAATACGATTATCCACGTTGCCGCGGGCACGACACATATCGGTCCAACGAATTCAGCGGCTATTGGGCAAAGCAACATTGCAGAAGTCTTGCATCAGGCACTTCCTGATGTGGCCTGGCATGACAATATCATGCCCGCTATCTGGAAAAAATTAGCCGTTAACTGCGTCATTAATCCATTGTCAGTTATCTATAACTGCCGCAACGGCGATTTGCAAAAATACATGCCGCACGTAGAAGCCATTGTAAAAGAAATCTCCGAGGTAATGGAGGCTGAAGGGTATCGAACGTCTCCCGAAAGCTTGCTGCATTACGTGACCAACGTGATGTGCATGACCGCCGATAATTACTCTTCAATGTACCAAGACGTGCAGGCTCAGCGACATACTGAAATTGATTACATCACTGGCTATCTGCTCAGGGCAGCGCGCAAGCATGGACTTAGCGTCACTGAGAATGCCCATATTTTTGAAACCATTAAACGAAAGGAACAAACCTATGAGCGCATCGGCTCTGGTGTGTCTGGCTCCTGGTAG
- the yajL gene encoding protein deglycase YajL: MSASALVCLAPGSEETEAVTTIDLLVRAGIKVTTASAASDGELVITCSRGVKLLADKPLVQVADESYDVIVLPGGMQGAECFRDSELVVEKVRQMHLEGKLVAAICAAPALVLAHHKLFPIGNITCFPTLKDQIPENQWIDKRAYFDERVNLLTSQGPGTSIDFALKIIDVLLGKEKAAEVAAQLIPASGIYDYQEW; the protein is encoded by the coding sequence ATGAGCGCATCGGCTCTGGTGTGTCTGGCTCCTGGTAGCGAAGAAACCGAAGCAGTAACGACCATTGACTTGCTTGTTCGCGCGGGCATTAAAGTCACTACGGCAAGTGCTGCCAGCGATGGCGAATTAGTCATAACCTGCTCACGCGGCGTAAAACTGTTAGCGGATAAACCGCTGGTTCAGGTTGCCGATGAGTCTTATGACGTCATTGTTTTGCCCGGTGGAATGCAAGGCGCTGAGTGTTTTCGAGACAGTGAACTGGTCGTTGAGAAGGTGCGCCAAATGCATCTTGAGGGAAAACTGGTCGCCGCAATCTGCGCCGCTCCCGCATTAGTATTAGCTCACCACAAGCTATTCCCAATAGGAAATATCACCTGTTTCCCAACGCTAAAAGATCAGATCCCCGAGAATCAGTGGATCGACAAACGCGCTTATTTCGATGAGCGCGTTAACCTGCTGACCAGCCAAGGGCCAGGAACCAGTATCGACTTTGCGCTAAAAATTATCGACGTACTTTTAGGCAAAGAAAAAGCCGCCGAAGTGGCAGCCCAGTTAATTCCCGCATCGGGGATCTATGACTATCAGGAGTGGTAG